The sequence TTAGATACTAAAATAATTCGAGAAAGTAAATCACCCTATGCTAGTCCCGCTCTACTTGTAAGCAAAAAGAATGGTGAGAAAAGACTCTGCATTGATTACCGCgcattaaacaaaattactgtAAAGGACAAGTATCCAATGCCCCGAATAGAGGACCTTATTGATAGACTACAGGgttataaatactttacaagTCTTGATTTAAAAAGTGGGTACTATCAAATTATTATGAGTCCACAATCCATTGAAAAAACCGCATTTATTACCGAAGATGGCCATTATGAATTTCTACGGCTCCCGTTTGGGTTGGCTAATGCACCATCTTGCTTTCAACAGATGATGAATAAAGTATTAGGTAACTTAAGGTTCGAAAACgtaattgtatatttagatGATGTTTACCTAATGACACAAAGTGTTGAGGAGAATTTAAAACTCTtggaaaacattttacaaatatttaaaaataactgtttgactttaaatttgaaaaagtgTCATTTCCTTAAAACTGAAATTGAGTTTCTTGGAtacagaataaaacaaaattgtgttaTGCCAAATGAAACCAAAGTGGAAGCCGTCAAGAAATTCCCCGTACCAAAAACTGTTCATCAGTTGCGACAGTTTTTAGGGCTAATTAACTATTTTcgcaaatttattaaaaattgcgCTATAATTTCAACACCTCtcacaaaattactaaaaaaagaTGCTTCTTGGTGTTGGGGTCCCATGCATGATCAAGCCTTTCAAGTTCTAAAAGCGAAACTTACGTCAAATAGTGTGTTATCTATTTTCGATCCAAATAAAGAAACCATTTTGTATACAGATGCTAGTCGAGATGGTGTTGCGGGTATTCTTGTTCAAGTTGCTGATGAGGGTGAAAAACCTGTGCATTACTATAGCCGTCAGACAACTGAGGACGAAAAGAAGTACCATTCATTTGAGTTAGAACTCCTAGCAATCGTAAGCTCACTCCAAAAATTTCGTCTTTACTTAATTGGCTCACCTTTCACTATTGTCACAGATTGTAACGCAGTCAGGTATGCTTTGactaaaaagaatattattccCCGGATCGCACGATGGGTTCTTTCGACTCAAGAGTTCAGGTATGAAATAAAGCATAGAGAAGGTGCCCGTATGCAACACGTGGACGCTTTGAGTCGAAATCCCGTTCCCTCGGGTGAGAGGTCGGAAAGGGAAATAATATTGTCAATAACCGAAGGAGACTGGCTACTTTCTGTGCAAATGCAAGACCCTgacatagtaaaaataaaactgttttagaaACCGGCgaagtagataaaaataaaacgatttttgacACGTATGAACTGTTAGGTGGAAAAGTGTATAGACGAACAACCCAAGGGCGACGATGGGTTGTACCAAAGAGTTGTATATGGCAAATAATAAGATACAATCACGATGACGTTGGCCATTTTTCTGTTGACAAAACGTTTGAGAGAATAGGGCAAAAATATTGGTTCTCTCGTATGcgtcatataataaaaaagtacattaaaaactgtttaaattgtatttattataaaaataaaagtggtgCTAAGGAAGGAGAATTATACCCGCTGCCAAAATATGCGCAGCCTTTCCACACTCTGCACGCCGACCACTTGGGTCCATTCGTTCAGACACAATGCggcaataaatacttattagtTCTAGTAGATGCTTTCACTaagtttgtgtttatttgtgcagtaaaatctacaaaaacatCCGATCTTATTGACGAATTAGacaatataactaaaatttTTGGTAATCCGAAACGAATTATTTCCGATTCAGGATCATGTTTTACTTCAAACTTGTACAAAGAATAttgtaagaacaaaaatatacgcGCGCATATTGTGGCAACGGGTATGCCTCGCTCCAATGGACAGGTAGAGAGATTTAATAAGACAATACTAGAATCACTAAAAACTATTGGGGCAGATACTACTGAAGATAGGTGGgatagatatattaaaataatacaacaagGTTTGAACAGCACAATCCATAGAACCATTAATGCCGTTCCTTGTGAGGTTTTACTAGGATATCGTTTGCGCGTCGATAATGACAATATAGAGCCAGAGCTTGATGATGAATCGCTAGTGGACGTGACGAAGTTGCGAGCAAAggtagacaaaaatattaaagccaGCGCAatatcacaaaaacaaagatttGATAAAACTCGGTCAAAAGCCAAAATTTACGAAAAAGGAGATTTagtattgataaaaatacaaagccAGAGCAACGATGGTCGAAGCAGGAAACTCCTGCCCATCTTCAAAGGACCGTTTCgagtaaaaaaagttttgggAAATGATAGATATGAAGTAACAGATCTCAGGGGTTCTGAAAGGAGTAGTAAACCGTACAACGGCGTGGCAGCTGCAGAAAATATGAAGTATTGGATACAAATAGATGACTGGAAATTGGATGAGATAATCGGGAATCAAGAAAATAAGGTCCGTGTTGGCAAGTAATACTCCTAAGGGTATGTATTGCACTTTCTTGactataaattgttaattttattgtaaataaatattataatttcacatTTACATTATTGCTGATATTTTACTCGCGAGACTAGATAAAAGCACTGGTAAACCTCGCCAGGGCAGAAAGAAACACCAGCAAATGTAGATAAGCTTGGAAAACAACTTGGTACGTTTAAGTGTAGCGCAAAGCTCTTTAAATGCAAGTGATTCCAAGCTCTAGGAAAAACCAGGACTCTTAAGTGTGGCATAGACCCTTTAGGAACGGTTGACCTAGTAATAATAGAGAACACAGTTGCTGatgtttcaaatgaaaattaaaacttaatagcTCAAACTTGTACATTTTACAATAAGGTCTAATGTCAGTTTTGTTTCAGTGTTTTACCTAGCCTCGTGGTGCGCCTGGGACATGCGCCTTGCAGAATGGCCGTGTTGGCAACTTCGTGGAGCGTGCGTCATCAGTTGGTGAACGAAAAACGCGAACGCCTCGCTTGTGACAGGACTACCACGGCGGCACGTGATGGGGAGGCGACCGGCTGACGGCGGGTTTGGCGCGCCGGGCTCTCTTGGGTGGAAACCGCGCAACGGAGTAGTTGTccttaactttattatttgcaATTTGTATCTATACTTACAATTATACGATTTAGCTTGTTAAcgttaagttataattaaacagaTTGTTCCCTTAGTTGCTTGTTTAAAAGTTTcacttaaatataagtttataaaacGCTAATCTGAGTCTTTGTTTCCTTTAGCTCAATAATATCTAAAGTGAATAAGTTGTTGGATTACCCTCATCTacgcttttaaataaagtaataaccgGGTACTAATATAGTGATCTTCATTATGTTTAACCCTAATTTGTCGACGGAAAccacaaagttttaaattatttttcattgatcTACCGAAACTAAAGAGAAAGGCTCTTTAGTTTCGGTAGATCactaaattctttttaaaatacagaATTGTAGCAAAATGATACGCTTAAgaagtaaaactaaatatatttatttagttttttttttattttaacaaaatgttgttttcatCTTAAGTTATAAACACATTGTATTtgcttgtaatatttttgcactTTTTTAATCATCCTTACTTTTAGGGTATAAAGACAGATAATCACCAACTAACAAAGGCGTCAATAAAATTGTTCCAAGTCCAAACTCTCAGTAGTGAGCACCGGTAACAAATGATTCCATCCattgtgaaaatattaattaattcctttagacaaaaatacaaaattcagtGAGAGAAGGAAACGGCACAAAATGATCATATCCTCTTATTTGTCAGATATTAACTCTCAATTATACAACAAGATTGATTaatgtcaaatgtttttttgttgctaAGATACAGTTAGAATTAAGTTACTAAATAGCTCTTATTTTAAGtagaattatttagtttttcctTAATAGCTTAAGACATTTCATGGGGCGATATTTGAAAAACTTAAATGGTCGGGTTGGTGTTGAGTGCGCAAACAGATAGACGAAGaaattttttgaaatttttcgGTGAATTCTTTTTCGTATACCGCAACCTTGACTTGACTTCACGCACCCTTTCAAAATGACTTTCACGGATTTTTTTCAACTGATAATTAGGTACTTGATTAGatacttgctagtaaaaagcgtactggtaagtgatgTCACACGAGATTTAGAATCAGACAatccaattattgttttgtttacgacataaaagaaaaaatacttattctttattttttataaatctgtcTGGAAGACTTATCAGAGTTTTTTTCTTACCAATCCAATAGGGATTTGGACGTGGAACAACCCCACTGCAGCGGTATTCCCAGATTCTTACGACTTAGGCTATTTCAAGAAAATCATACACTCTCCTTAAAGGCCGGCAATGCTTCAGAGATTCTTCTGGTGTTGGCCATGGGCAGCAATCGCTTATCAATCTTATCATCAAGTGACCTGTCGGAGGCCGTCtccaatataataaaatatgaacttaAACCAGTACCAACAGTGAGGTATTAATGttaaagtcatcatcatccacagcctttttCCTCCCACTGAGCATAGCCCTGCCCTTTCCCATGCCAACGTCTACGCTCCTCtaccagcctcatccagactcgacccgactTTAACAAGTACATAAAACCAACAACTAGTGTATCAACCAATTTGTCAGCAACAATTTAGTACCAAGTGGCTTCCACATTCAATTGCCTGAACGCATCGAGTAACAACTAATAGCCAATCAAAGTAATTGCAGCAAGACATAGGATTGCCCAGAAACTGTTACAAAGTTCAGAGGACTTAGTAACGAGTAGTCTGAGAGTTAATTACCGCCTTAGGGCTGGTTTGTCGCAGTCACTTGATGTGGTTGTCGAGAAATTCGATGTTCTATTGTTATTCTACTGatgttataaacgcgaaagtttgtatgtatggatgtttgttcctgttTCGAAAACTACTGCACGGATTGTGAAGAAACTTGATACAGAGATTGTTTAAACTAGGATTAACATACCTTTAGGATTGATCATCTAGTTTTTTGTTACCGTGCGTGGGATCATTCGGGCGGggacggacagcggagcttCAATAACGCAGaagcaaaagaaataaaaaagcaattgtttttatgtaagtatgtgTCAAATGggttacaaaattttgttaaacaatcGAATGGAGgcataacatttttgtttcacaaacatttaagtcacatgcatgAAGATACACTCCGTTCTAGACAGCcaagaaatactttaaaactataCCCAATAGTTTCAAGAATAGCTCTACACTCAATAAATCATTTCTTAGTAATCCTCTTAATAACTTACCTGAACAAACCACTTCTATCTCACAAACGTTTTTTCCTCCAAAAACTCTATTGCAAATGTAATTATTGACTCTGAGTGGCTAGGGTTCGGCCACTAGTCATCAAAACCAGAAGTACCATTACTGTTAGGTCAGTGGGGAATCATCAAATGTCTCCTTTGAGTGAGCGAAATTGAGAGGAATGGAGCGGAGCGGTATTGAAAaattgagcggaagggagtggcattttttcaaatacaaaatcatcAATTACCTCCTTCCGCTTTGAGTTGAGCGTGAGTTTCAGACTTCTGACTAAAAGCCACCCATATTCTTCCTTTGCTCgttgtgtaccggggccacggtaactcTTTCGGACAttcccgctgccccggcaggaATCAGCCCTAAGGGGCTGCATAGAGCTTGCTGCCTTCTTTTATTAAGCTTACATTCATAACTTTGTCAGATGGCTAGCTATATTGCTCACACGCGTTTCAGAGCATACCAATTATAGGTATGTATTTCAAAAACCTGTTCTGATTCTGGACcaaaaaataaccaaatttGTTTAAGAAAGCAATGGTATTAGTCAGTATACTGGTAAAAACCTCatttcgtatttaaatttaattatctttgaaCTGCAGCGCAGCGGCAGAACGCGGGAGACGATACACGGCGGTACAAAGATAAGAAAGAGTATGACGCTGCCTGCTCTCCGAGGTTGTGGGTTACAATGTACTTAAACGTTCGAATCATTACAAATATCGTTCAAACTAATCCTTCTGCACCTCAACTTCACAGTGACTAGTTAGGGTTCCGTGCTCTTACCGTACCTGAGTGccccaataaaatatttattggaattAAATATGGCCGCGGACCCCAGCAAATTAAAGGTCCCTTATTATATATAAAGGAGCCTAGTTTGTACAGATTGATTTCCGAAAGGTAATGATTTACTCGAACCCATTTTGTGAGACGTAAACTTTTGCAggttatattaattattgatagGTTTTATCGTGGTCCTAGTAACTTTGTAAAGGATGTGTTTTGTAGTGTAGGTTTGAACCTAGGATAAATTGGTAAAGGCCTGAAAGTGGGTATTTTATTACACTATAGGTTAACCACAcggcttttaattaaatatcccACGAGTGCAACTTTCTCATTTTGATCAATGACATTTGATATGTATTTAGTTTACATAAGAGGCTTCTGCTGAAGTCAAGGTTTCTGCAGCTATGATTAACATCCTAGCGAGCGAATTCACGAGAATTAGCTTGTATATACCTACACAAGTACTGAACGAATTACTTTTCTCTTTGGTGCAGTtgattaataaacttattttatattttaatattaagtagtaATTGTAGTAATTAATAGTAAGACTGTAACGTGATATAATATGACTAATCGAGGAAATTCAAGGTACTCAATAAAACAGCAGATAGTGtaaaactaagtatttatttataaatatgatttcacTTAACACTAAGTccttataaatacttaaaactaatGGCATACATTGTGTTTTTCAGGTATCTTGTGGTTATGTATATAAGTACAGGttcaaaaactgaaaaatagGCAAATTTATATAAGCCGTCACTTGCCTATCTAAATTAGGCAGAAGTTTATGACTCACAAATTAAATGACATgcattataatgtttataatatcttATCTGTCTACGATTTGAGATAACTATATCAATACTTATTGCTTTTATCGTTTGAGCCCACAATAGTAACTTTctaataagtttaattgttcTTATTTACTACAGATGTAGGTAACTTGTTATAAGAGTAGTTGCACTAAAACGGAGTTTTCAGGAGTCTTGCGGAGCAGACGGGAGCGAACCAGCGAATTTTCAAACCGACGAAGTTTTTTGATTGGTTAAACACTGTTTTCTTAAGTTACGGGGATAAAAAGCCAAGTAGAAATATACTGTATTTTGTAAATGGGATTGTTTTAACCAGCTGAAGTTACTGTGATTGAGACACCGCCCACTCGACCCTCTGTGTATAAATAGCACTCtaaatttttaactataattcAGATCTTTTCTGAACTCCAATTCAAAGTATAGGAAACATTCCAAAAAAGATCTGAATTGAAAATTTCAGTACCAATAACGCAAGACCTAGTACACGAGGCCGCGTAACTCTTTTAATCGACAACATTTAATCTACAAGCGACCACCACCATACAATTCATAGAGAACCAGAGAGTCTACCAacattttttaaagcaaaataatagtGGTTgaggaagcgggacagcgcaatacagcgtagaacggcatctctcttccaggCCACAATAATTCTACTTAAAGACGCGTTGGTAAGCCTCTAGACtaaaaaaacacgctttttagTCGCTAACAACGATATTCTCTACGAGCAATGACATTACTGTAtaaaccaaattttaataactttcacaTCACTAGGTTAATGTTCGTGTAAATCTTACCGGTATGAAACACTTTCATTATATCACATAAACCTAACCTTTCCTTAAACACAGCCTTAACCTAAGTTTCGAGTATACTAAGGCAGTAATTCTAGTTCTGGCGGCAAAGGAATGTTCTTCATGATGGCAAAGCGTTTCAACGCATCGTATTTCCCTCTTAGAGCTTCAACTTCTTCGCGAATCCTGTTGTTTTCGTCCTGCATTAGTTCCATGTCATGCCATTCCTGAAAGTTGAAGTAAAGCGataagagatggcgctgttaacAGTTTTGTTCGATTGTAGATGGCGTTTGCGGTTTCCGTGAAGTGACAATAGATGGCGCGGAATGTTGTTTTTTGCTATCAGGCTTAAAATGTTGAGTGCGAGCAAATCAGGTAGAAAATAGTTTCTACAGATTTAAACTAAATCTATTACTGTGACATGCTGTAAAGTTTTTTGCACCGGTTCTACACGACAACTAGGGCACTTTGGAAGCGGTGAAGGGGAAATACGGGTGATGActagatgtgtttttttttgtggaagcAAGTGAAAGCAGAGGCTAATTATAAGCTACATGACTATTTGAATACTAACCTGACTCTTTTCAGTCTCGAGTTCATCTTTCTGCTCAATGCGTTTGATTCGGCACGAGGCGGCGTAGCCACGATTCTTTAGGGTTCGACGACGCTGTTTCATTCTGGAATAAGTATGTAAAAGACTTGTATTAGTCAACTGTACAGATCTAGTGATATTAAGAGTCAAGACAACGAATCTTAACTTTGGTATTTATTGCTCGAGAAACAACTTCTCATACTTTATAAATGCTGatgaaattgtttatattttcaatagtcGCTTTTTAATCCGGCCATTCGTGAAAAAAGTtgcatttgtttaaacaatatgaATCCTCCTAACCTTTTTCACAAGCCAATTAGgaaatattactaaatactttaacgaattcataacaatatatttaaatttttggctATTAAACTCAAATAGTACAGTGAAAATATTCaaacctcagacaggactcgaacctggCGCTCCTGGCTATACGCGCCAGTGGCTTAAAAAAACCAACCTACTGAGATCACTGATCAAAGATTTCAATTTGTTCATTGACTTGTAAAGGTGATGACAACACTCATTGCAGCAGAATAAACCTATTTCATATCAACCagtttgcattttaataaatagtgcTCACCTGACAATCTGATCTCTGGTGAGACCTCTCATCTTCAGCTGCCTGTTCAGGTCTCTGACGGAGATGGAGACCAGCTCATCATCACTGATCTCCGCGCAGGGGGTCGGGGATAAAGGGGCCTGGAACAACACAGGTTACTGAGTGaatacgttatttatttatacttcttatacatGTGGTATCCGCAACGAGTTATCGACTATCATCATTATCCTAGCCTtgtcccaactatgttggagtcggctttaaggctaaccggattcagctaagtaccttctgactacctgtaacgactgtcaaagatgtatgaataacagtcgGACCCCAAAattgaacgtgccttccgaaaaacgtAGGAActcattataaaaaagatggTCAAGCCGTTTCCACCTTGTTATAatactgtacggatagccgatgCCAAAAAACGAAACCTACGCAAAAATGATTGTGAGAGTCCCTGCAAGAAAAGGACTAATCCCTTAGTGCTTATCAACGCGTAACAGAGAAGTAGCTTTCTAAACGAAACCGTTTTAGAAAAGATCAGGTAATTAGTTAAAGAGAAAGTTTCAATAATTGAcgctgaaattattaaaaatatctcacTCTTACTATAGGACTATATAGGAACATAAACATCCTTAAGACGAAGGACAATTGAAGACCAAACAGAATTTATGAAGCCTGTCAATCAACTTTTCTATAACTATGACGTAATTGATCCATTAACACTAGTCTTAATATAACTATACCTATATAATGTACGTTTAAGTTGTTCGTCCGGAATTGACTCCTAAACTCCTTTTCCGATTTCAATCAGATTTGAATACAACGTGTGCAACTTGATCCAGCTTGGAGATAGGATAGCTTACATCTCAATTTAGATGGTACGAAGTACAACGTGTAAGCTAGTAAATATAGAATAGtatatagtataatatatactCCTACGGATATGCTACAGGAatccctgctaatattataaatgtgaatgtaagtctGTTTGTGACGCTTTCACTTATCCGATCATCATGACACTTCACATACATTCTTGAAAGTTTTAGAAGTATCATAGGATAATtcgataataaaaaataaggtaattttGTCAAAAGCAACAAAACCTACCTACTTTAACGCTATCTAGCGCTCCTGTGGGCTAATACCAGTAAacatataatacaataaatgaaaagtaaatttaatataactacGACCAGTCACGATCTATCTAAGACCAACGTGTCACGCATCATCTCAATCTGACACGTAAtctattaacaaacaaacaaacaacttggaaagaataaattattaataaaacactcACTATAGCAACCATGTTGCAatgattcaaaacaaaaataacacacacgacaaaaaaaaaacaaagtagaCAACGAAAGCAGTTTCAAcccaaagaggttttatttgcTCACCTCATCATCCCAGTCTAAATCCATTGCActtgaataaaaactaaaatattataatattaaacagaGAAATTCAAATAGAACTGCCTTTCACTGCAGCTCTGTAACAAGTTTGAAACACAACTGTGCTCCGCGAGAAAAACATTTGCCATGAGGAAAAGTTTTGCCGAGTCATCATGATTTGGCGATCACGTCGCTGTCCTAAATTTTTGCATAATCATTGTAGTTACCAAGGAGggataaatctattttttccgTTAGATACCTAATTTGATAATAGGTATAAAGACCAGACAAGGATCTATTTCGGTGAAACACATACTTGATAGTTGTTAATCATGctgattgaataaaaaataggcAGGTTCTACTGAATACTTAATACTATATTTTGAGCTGTTATAGAAGAATAAACGAATGTATTCTGATGATAATTGAAGACTCTTTTTTCTAGTTCCAAAGCATATTACGTTCTTCCGGTAAATAAGGACGTTTGACATCAAATGGTAATGAACATacaactaacaaaacaaaatgacgTTTTATACAAAACTCAGTGAAGATAGAagaagtaccagtgttttacaaggagcgactgcctatctgacctcctcaaccaagtTACTTGGACAACaggataccccttagtcagactgatAGTCCAACTTTCTAGCTCCTGACCACCCGTAACTAACCAGAGCCACAATTTGACGTTCCTTCTGAAGTTCTGAAtcacggagaaactcgttatgacgaagATCCACGGGCCGACCGTGTGAgtagcttaaactgtgatcgatcgacttgtgcagttatagtttAACCACGATCCCCTAAAAAAATAGAGTCACAATTTGTGAAAAAAGCTAGCAAGAAAAGTCTACCAGACGTTAGACATTAAGGGAAGACTGTTGGACAACAGACTGTTTGACAGCGACAAAGACCAACATAGCTTACATCGGTGAATAGCTACGAGAATATTTCCTTCTTGCAAGGTGTTAAAAAAGCCCCCCTATAAACCCCATGACAGTCCTTTACCACGGCTGGGGGTAACTAACGATATCTACAGAGAGCCTCAGAGGAAGTCCAAGTTTCGGAAAAAAACAGGGCTCAATTGAATAACCATAATGTCATTACTCATCAAATgatataatatgataaaacaataatcatgACGTAAATAGTGtatcgataaaaatgtttttaactgcG is a genomic window of Trichoplusia ni isolate ovarian cell line Hi5 chromosome 24, tn1, whole genome shotgun sequence containing:
- the LOC113505201 gene encoding transcription factor MafK isoform X1, producing the protein MPHDLKELGGRKPVVMAPLSPTPCAEISDDELVSISVRDLNRQLKMRGLTRDQIVRMKQRRRTLKNRGYAASCRIKRIEQKDELETEKSQEWHDMELMQDENNRIREEVEALRGKYDALKRFAIMKNIPLPPELELLP
- the LOC113505201 gene encoding transcription factor MafK isoform X2; amino-acid sequence: MDLDWDDEAPLSPTPCAEISDDELVSISVRDLNRQLKMRGLTRDQIVRMKQRRRTLKNRGYAASCRIKRIEQKDELETEKSQEWHDMELMQDENNRIREEVEALRGKYDALKRFAIMKNIPLPPELELLP